The nucleotide sequence TCACTTTCGCGTGCGGGAAATTAACCGTTAGGATATCTCCCTCTGCATCGTAGTAGATGTCTTTCATAGGCTCACCAATCTCAATAGTGCAAGTATGCAGTCATCACAAAGTTGTTTTCGCGATATACAGTGGATGGGTCAAACTCGAATTTTACGATAACGATGATTTTTTTATATCCGAGCGGCAAACCGCGAAACGGTCTTTCATATCTGAAGACATCAGAAAAAGGCTCTTCTTGCCGCCGCCTGCTCTCCCGCAGAGTTGATAACACCTTCGGCAATATTTCATCGTTCATACCGCGATGCCGTTTGGCATGCCGCCAACGTTCCTCGGTCATGTAGATTGTATGCCCATAGCGATCAGTCACATAAACGGGTCATGTCAATTGCGATGACATTTCTTACCCCACAATTCGGCTTTAAGCCTTCACCGCCGGTTTCCAATTGCTATATTCACCCGTGTGGCATTTCCCGGTTTTTGCATGCGCTTCAAACTCTTCACGATACTTTTTAATAAAGCCGAACACCGGCATGGCGGCGGCGTCGCCGAGCGGGCAAATGGTGTTACCCATAATACCGTTGGCGATGCTCCACAGATTGTCGACGTCCTCGATGCGGCCGTTGCCTTGGGCCATGCGCGTGAACACTTTATCGAGCCAGCCCGTGCCTTCGCGGCAGGGTGTGCACTGGCCGCAGCTTTCATGATGATAGAAGCGCGAGGTTACCAGCAGAACGTCGAGCAGACAGGTGTCTTCGTCAATTACAATCACGCCCGCCGAACCGATCATCGAGCCAAGGGCGGCGAGAGATTCCACATCCATTTTTACATCAATTTCTTCGGGCCGCAACACCGGCGAGGAAGAACCGCCGGGAATCACGGCCTTCAATTTTTTGCCGTTGCGCACGCCGCCGGCTTGATTGATGATCTCTCGCAATGTCGTACCGTGCGGCAACTCATAAACACCGGGGTTGTTGACGTGGCCGCTCACGCTGTAAAAGCGATAGCCGCCGCACTTTTCGCTGCCGAGTTTCGCAAACCAGTCGCCGCCGTTTTTCAGAATCGCCGGCACATAGGCAATGGTCTCGACGTTGTTGAC is from Cytophagia bacterium CHB2 and encodes:
- the nuoF gene encoding NADH-quinone oxidoreductase subunit NuoF, giving the protein MTTNGGILTPLIKQNCQTLKNYLSAGGYEAAKKALAMTPDEIINETIKSNLRGLGGAGFPTGRKWSFIPKQSPKPKYLVINADESEPGTFKDRYIITRATHALIEGIIIAAKAIDAHTAYIYIRGEYVEPARILQAAIDEAYQNKILGDDVLGTGYKLNLFVHRGAGAYICGEETALLESLEGKKGWPRMKPPFPAIEGLFRCPTIVNNVETIAYVPAILKNGGDWFAKLGSEKCGGYRFYSVSGHVNNPGVYELPHGTTLREIINQAGGVRNGKKLKAVIPGGSSSPVLRPEEIDVKMDVESLAALGSMIGSAGVIVIDEDTCLLDVLLVTSRFYHHESCGQCTPCREGTGWLDKVFTRMAQGNGRIEDVDNLWSIANGIMGNTICPLGDAAAMPVFGFIKKYREEFEAHAKTGKCHTGEYSNWKPAVKA